A genome region from Methanococcoides burtonii DSM 6242 includes the following:
- the pscS gene encoding O-phospho-L-seryl-tRNA:Cys-tRNA synthase gives MTLDDAALKSFGFIERPTKNMINIDPLQTGGILTEDARRALVEWGDGYSICDNCGGVLDLIKKPPVQKFIHEALPEFLGVDEVRITHGARESKFAVMHAIAQEGDTVILDGLAHYSSVVAAQRARLEIRKVPHSEKPDYHIDPEAYGTAIEETISETGKAPALALLTYPDGNYGNLADAKKIASVCHEYDVPLLLNCAYSVGRMPVDAKELGVDFIAGSGHKSMASCGPIGVLGVNNDNGDYSDIIFRKSPTNKNKEIELLGCTARSATLMTMIASFPEVVKRTRNWGNEVADARWFSEKLETMGLIQMGQKPHNHDLMFFEAPNLYEISTRVKKGRYFLYKELKSRNIHGIKAGLTKFFKLSTFEVGRENLSYIVDSFDEIIKKYE, from the coding sequence ATGACACTTGACGATGCTGCATTAAAGAGTTTCGGATTCATTGAACGCCCTACAAAGAATATGATCAATATCGATCCTCTGCAGACTGGAGGGATACTGACAGAGGATGCCAGACGTGCTCTGGTCGAGTGGGGAGACGGATATTCCATCTGCGATAATTGTGGAGGCGTTCTGGACCTCATCAAGAAGCCACCTGTGCAGAAATTCATCCACGAGGCCCTTCCGGAGTTCCTGGGAGTGGATGAGGTACGGATAACCCACGGTGCGCGTGAATCGAAGTTCGCTGTGATGCATGCTATTGCCCAGGAAGGCGATACGGTCATCCTTGATGGCCTTGCCCATTATTCTTCTGTTGTGGCAGCTCAACGCGCACGCCTGGAGATCAGAAAGGTCCCGCATTCGGAGAAACCAGATTATCATATCGATCCTGAAGCCTACGGCACCGCCATAGAGGAGACCATCAGCGAGACCGGGAAAGCTCCTGCTCTTGCACTGCTGACCTACCCTGATGGAAATTACGGCAATCTTGCCGATGCTAAGAAAATAGCTTCCGTCTGCCATGAGTACGATGTCCCTCTGCTCCTGAACTGTGCGTATTCCGTTGGCAGGATGCCAGTGGATGCAAAGGAGCTGGGCGTGGATTTCATTGCAGGAAGTGGTCACAAGTCCATGGCGAGCTGTGGCCCCATAGGTGTGCTTGGCGTGAACAATGACAATGGCGACTATTCCGATATTATATTCCGAAAGTCCCCCACCAACAAGAACAAGGAAATAGAACTTCTCGGCTGTACTGCCCGCAGTGCGACCCTGATGACCATGATAGCCTCGTTCCCCGAGGTTGTGAAACGCACCCGGAACTGGGGCAATGAAGTGGCCGATGCCAGATGGTTCTCCGAAAAGCTGGAAACCATGGGACTCATACAGATGGGACAAAAACCCCACAACCACGACCTGATGTTCTTCGAAGCCCCCAACCTCTACGAGATCTCCACAAGGGTCAAGAAGGGAAGGTACTTCCTCTACAAAGAACTCAAGAGCCGAAACATACACGGCATCAAAGCCGGCCTTACCAAGTTCTTCAAGCTCAGCACCTTCGAAGTCGGCAGAGAGAACCTCTCCTACATAGTAGATTCCTTCGACGAGATCATTAAGAAGTACGAGTGA
- a CDS encoding type II toxin-antitoxin system HicB family antitoxin, whose translation MKYTIALEAAEEGGFTARCLELPAAISEGDTREEALENIKEAIELVLEVTQEQARILGEVAKVDVSSA comes from the coding sequence ATGAAATACACAATAGCTCTTGAGGCAGCAGAAGAAGGTGGATTTACTGCACGTTGTCTGGAACTTCCGGCAGCTATCAGTGAGGGTGACACTAGAGAAGAAGCACTTGAGAACATCAAAGAAGCTATTGAACTGGTGCTTGAGGTTACTCAGGAGCAAGCCCGAATTCTCGGGGAAGTTGCAAAGGTGGATGTTTCAAGTGCCTGA
- a CDS encoding exosome complex RNA-binding protein Csl4 — translation MNSLGEKPEVEEEVLSTASEKVNVAEKKVEKRKTEVTKTDKEDDHVEEEQHGDKVLVMPGDIIGTTEEFEAGANTYNVRGDIHSLATGFVMVNNKRRMISVKPTTSMPPTIKKGDILIGTVVNVRDSMALVQIEGIKGVVDRQFIKPGIAAIHVSNVKESYVKEMSKEFAVADVVKAKVINLENMRMTTSGNELGVMVSTCANCGSTLKKDDQVLKCPECGRTESRKISSDYGTGII, via the coding sequence ATGAACTCCTTGGGCGAGAAGCCAGAGGTCGAAGAGGAAGTATTAAGCACTGCCAGTGAAAAGGTAAATGTGGCAGAAAAGAAGGTAGAGAAGAGGAAAACCGAGGTAACTAAGACCGATAAGGAAGATGATCACGTGGAAGAGGAACAACATGGAGATAAGGTCCTGGTAATGCCTGGAGACATTATCGGCACTACCGAGGAATTTGAAGCAGGGGCTAATACTTACAATGTCAGAGGCGACATTCATTCACTTGCGACCGGATTCGTAATGGTGAACAATAAACGCAGGATGATATCAGTAAAACCAACTACAAGCATGCCACCAACTATAAAAAAGGGTGACATATTGATAGGAACGGTTGTTAATGTTCGCGATTCTATGGCACTTGTGCAGATAGAAGGTATCAAGGGTGTCGTTGACCGCCAGTTCATCAAACCCGGAATTGCTGCTATTCACGTGTCCAATGTGAAAGAATCATACGTTAAAGAAATGTCAAAGGAATTCGCTGTAGCTGATGTTGTTAAGGCGAAGGTCATCAACCTTGAGAATATGAGGATGACCACTTCCGGAAATGAACTTGGAGTAATGGTCTCAACATGTGCCAACTGTGGAAGTACGTTGAAGAAAGATGATCAGGTATTGAAGTGCCCTGAATGCGGACGTACAGAGTCACGTAAGATATCCTCCGATTACGGCACTGGTATTATTTAA
- a CDS encoding DNA-3-methyladenine glycosylase I gives MEDLESKSGSYEDLGVEYMISYKEIFCKVESTLKSQSKLSDEEFDIRFGEYKNYENRDLSDDEYFDKLTKVVFYSGFKAETVTKKLDIIKYHFPDFETISNYDEGRINEIFNDESMIKNKKKILACVNNSIVFKGIVEKYGSFRSYVDSFEIDNSFENLMLFKEEIQYRFAFLGEITSYHFMTDIGLPVLKPDRVIARIFKRLNLIEDEKQLLKTVIHGRKFSHENRFPIRYVDIIFVKYGQMGTDDYFGLEDGICLKNNPKCHICGIKEYCSYPIA, from the coding sequence ATGGAAGATTTAGAATCAAAATCAGGATCTTATGAAGATTTAGGAGTAGAGTACATGATTTCGTATAAAGAAATTTTCTGTAAAGTTGAATCTACTTTAAAAAGCCAAAGCAAATTGTCAGATGAAGAATTTGATATTCGATTTGGAGAATATAAAAATTATGAAAATCGTGATCTATCAGATGATGAGTATTTTGATAAACTTACAAAAGTCGTGTTTTATTCAGGTTTTAAAGCAGAAACTGTAACAAAAAAACTGGATATCATTAAATATCATTTTCCCGATTTTGAGACTATATCTAATTATGATGAAGGGAGGATTAATGAGATATTTAATGATGAGAGCATGATAAAAAATAAAAAGAAAATTTTAGCATGCGTGAACAATTCAATCGTCTTTAAAGGCATAGTTGAAAAATATGGTTCATTCAGAAGCTATGTAGATTCATTCGAAATAGATAATTCCTTTGAAAATCTGATGCTGTTCAAGGAAGAAATTCAATACAGGTTTGCTTTTTTGGGCGAGATTACTTCATATCATTTTATGACCGATATTGGGCTCCCTGTTTTAAAACCTGACAGAGTGATTGCCAGAATTTTTAAAAGACTTAATCTAATTGAAGATGAAAAACAATTGTTAAAAACTGTAATTCATGGAAGGAAGTTTAGCCATGAAAATAGATTCCCGATAAGGTACGTAGATATAATTTTTGTGAAATATGGACAAATGGGGACAGATGATTATTTTGGTTTGGAAGATGGCATATGCTTAAAAAATAATCCGAAATGCCATATTTGTGGAATCAAAGAATATTGTAGCTATCCAATAGCTTAA
- the dph2 gene encoding diphthamide biosynthesis enzyme Dph2, whose translation MSSSEPFNFQIDYIIEVIRKVQPEMIGLQFPEGFKRRSPAIASEISEATGVEIIISANPCYGACDLDIPILENVDLLFHFGHAQLDDNRYSDKVIFIETRSDADVKGVVVKALEELQGKKVGLLTTVQHVHKLPEVREILENNGKVVAIGRGDSKIAYAGQVLGCNFSVADDLDCEEFLYIGSGGFHPLGVSLATGKRVLIADPFSKDVREVDPSLIMRQRSAAIAKSLDAESFGIIVSSKPGQYRMELARELKGLAEEKGKTAYILILDLITPDQMLQFKVDAFVSTACPRLAVDEVGRFSAPMLTPQEFEIVLGKREWEDMVFDEIRGD comes from the coding sequence GTGAGCAGCAGTGAGCCTTTCAATTTTCAGATAGACTATATAATTGAGGTAATAAGGAAAGTCCAACCTGAGATGATCGGACTGCAATTTCCAGAGGGTTTTAAGAGGCGAAGTCCTGCTATTGCTTCAGAGATAAGTGAAGCTACAGGAGTGGAAATAATTATTTCTGCGAATCCCTGTTATGGTGCTTGTGACCTCGATATACCCATACTTGAGAACGTTGACCTGCTTTTCCATTTCGGACATGCACAACTTGATGATAACAGGTATAGCGACAAGGTCATTTTTATAGAGACACGCTCCGATGCGGATGTCAAGGGTGTTGTTGTCAAGGCCTTAGAGGAACTCCAGGGGAAGAAAGTGGGACTTCTGACAACTGTACAGCATGTCCATAAATTACCGGAGGTTCGGGAGATACTTGAGAACAACGGTAAGGTCGTAGCCATAGGAAGAGGCGATAGTAAGATAGCATATGCAGGACAGGTACTTGGATGCAATTTCTCGGTTGCTGACGACCTGGACTGTGAGGAGTTCCTGTATATTGGCAGTGGAGGATTCCATCCACTTGGTGTTTCGCTTGCCACTGGAAAGAGGGTACTTATTGCAGATCCTTTCTCAAAGGATGTGAGGGAGGTCGATCCTTCCCTTATCATGCGTCAGCGTAGTGCAGCAATTGCGAAGTCATTGGATGCCGAGTCTTTCGGGATCATTGTTTCCAGTAAACCAGGGCAGTACAGAATGGAACTTGCCAGGGAACTTAAAGGACTTGCCGAGGAGAAGGGGAAGACCGCCTATATATTGATACTTGATCTTATCACGCCTGACCAGATGCTACAGTTCAAAGTGGATGCTTTTGTGAGCACTGCATGTCCGCGGCTTGCTGTAGATGAGGTGGGAAGGTTCTCCGCACCAATGCTTACCCCACAGGAATTCGAGATCGTTCTCGGAAAACGTGAGTGGGAAGACATGGTCTTTGATGAGATAAGAGGAGACTGA
- a CDS encoding DNA-directed RNA polymerase subunit L, protein MELKILEKSDDEMKMEIAGESHTLLNMLKIILLEDERVHTASYDMKHVTISEPVLFIKTENADPIDVVKAAVAKLITECEEFVTVFNKAVE, encoded by the coding sequence ATGGAACTTAAGATCTTAGAAAAATCTGATGATGAGATGAAAATGGAGATAGCTGGAGAGAGTCATACACTCTTGAACATGCTCAAGATCATCCTTCTTGAAGATGAGCGCGTACATACCGCGTCCTATGATATGAAACACGTAACGATCAGTGAGCCCGTTCTTTTCATTAAGACAGAGAATGCTGACCCTATAGATGTTGTTAAGGCTGCAGTGGCTAAATTGATCACAGAATGTGAAGAATTCGTTACAGTCTTCAATAAAGCTGTGGAATGA
- a CDS encoding TRAM domain-containing protein, with translation MESTAPVEAGESYDVTIEDTAREGDGIARVSGFVIFVPNTSVGDEVTIKVTKVARKFAFGEVV, from the coding sequence ATGGAATCAACTGCTCCAGTAGAAGCTGGCGAATCATACGACGTAACAATTGAAGATACCGCAAGAGAAGGCGATGGAATCGCAAGAGTAAGCGGCTTTGTAATTTTTGTACCTAACACCTCTGTCGGTGACGAAGTGACAATCAAGGTCACCAAAGTAGCTCGAAAATTTGCATTTGGCGAAGTAGTTTAA
- the hpt gene encoding hypoxanthine/guanine phosphoribosyltransferase: MLEVLQESLRKAPIVIRGEYPYFIHPISDGIPSLEPELLDEIADHMIDIAGKDYDRIVSIEAMGIPLATVLSMKTGKPMSIVRKRQYGLEGEVILSQSTGYSKGELYINGISKGETVLVVDDVISTGGTLKALLPALENMGANICNVIVVISRGDGAAKMSDMGYNVNTLVKIDVDMDGVSILEVAGEQQ, from the coding sequence ATGTTAGAAGTTCTTCAGGAATCACTCCGTAAAGCACCTATTGTAATAAGAGGCGAATATCCATATTTCATACACCCGATCTCAGATGGAATCCCATCCCTTGAGCCGGAGCTGCTGGATGAGATCGCAGACCATATGATAGATATTGCGGGAAAAGATTACGATAGGATAGTTTCTATCGAAGCAATGGGAATTCCACTGGCAACGGTACTTTCAATGAAGACAGGAAAACCCATGTCCATTGTCAGGAAGAGGCAGTACGGACTTGAGGGCGAGGTAATCCTTTCACAGAGCACAGGATATTCAAAAGGCGAGCTTTACATCAATGGCATTAGCAAAGGAGAGACTGTCCTTGTTGTGGACGATGTTATCAGTACAGGCGGTACATTGAAAGCCCTTCTCCCGGCACTTGAGAACATGGGTGCGAACATCTGTAATGTCATCGTAGTGATCAGCAGAGGCGATGGTGCTGCAAAGATGAGCGATATGGGCTATAATGTCAATACCCTTGTGAAGATAGATGTCGATATGGACGGAGTCTCTATTCTGGAGGTGGCAGGTGAGCAGCAGTGA
- a CDS encoding ATP-binding protein, whose product MSFTNIAGTIKEVPKPIERKRTTFDDIKKIATKTKRVMYPISGIVGQEMMLRALILNAINPSIGGVLVRGQKGTAKSTAVRGLAEILPDIEVIDGCQYNCDPLDPNTFCWECVDKQRKGQIKVEKIPMKVVDLPVGATEDRVVGSLDIEKAVKEGTQAFEPGILANANRNILYVDEINLLDDFVVDALLDAAAMNVNTVEREGISVSHPANFIIVGSMNPEEGELRPQLLDRIALQVEVEGITDIEQRVEIIERRNKFNDDPQGFRRDFESEQDKLRTKIIKAKQAIARISATRDNLRTIAKICVAFNVDGHRADIMIERTARTNAAYEGRERITNEDIIEAAEMVLPHRMRKKPFEEEEFSAEQLRAVVNGTV is encoded by the coding sequence ATGAGCTTTACCAATATTGCAGGCACCATAAAAGAAGTGCCAAAACCGATCGAAAGGAAGAGAACGACCTTTGATGATATCAAAAAAATTGCGACTAAAACTAAAAGGGTAATGTACCCAATTTCGGGAATTGTGGGACAGGAAATGATGCTTCGGGCATTGATACTGAATGCCATTAATCCATCCATCGGAGGAGTTCTGGTACGAGGTCAGAAAGGAACGGCAAAATCAACCGCAGTGAGAGGATTAGCAGAGATCTTGCCGGATATTGAAGTAATAGATGGATGCCAATACAACTGTGACCCGCTTGACCCAAACACTTTCTGCTGGGAATGTGTGGACAAACAGAGAAAGGGCCAGATAAAGGTAGAAAAAATACCGATGAAAGTTGTAGACCTTCCAGTAGGAGCTACTGAGGACAGAGTTGTTGGAAGTCTCGATATTGAGAAAGCTGTAAAGGAAGGTACACAGGCATTTGAACCGGGTATTCTTGCCAATGCAAATAGAAATATCCTTTATGTGGATGAGATCAACCTTCTGGATGATTTTGTAGTGGATGCATTGCTTGATGCTGCTGCAATGAACGTAAATACGGTGGAAAGAGAAGGTATAAGTGTCAGCCACCCTGCCAATTTCATTATCGTAGGTAGCATGAACCCGGAGGAAGGAGAACTTCGACCACAGCTTCTTGACAGAATAGCCCTTCAGGTCGAAGTAGAGGGAATTACCGATATTGAGCAAAGGGTAGAGATCATTGAAAGAAGGAACAAATTCAATGATGACCCACAAGGATTCAGAAGGGATTTTGAATCTGAACAGGATAAGTTGCGTACCAAGATAATCAAAGCAAAACAGGCTATCGCCAGAATATCCGCAACAAGAGATAATCTGCGAACAATTGCGAAAATATGTGTCGCTTTCAATGTTGATGGTCATAGAGCCGATATTATGATAGAGCGTACTGCACGCACAAATGCAGCCTATGAAGGCAGAGAAAGGATCACCAACGAGGATATCATAGAGGCCGCAGAGATGGTACTGCCTCATAGAATGAGAAAGAAACCATTCGAGGAAGAGGAGTTCAGTGCGGAACAACTTCGGGCTGTAGTTAACGGAACTGTATAA
- the modA gene encoding molybdate ABC transporter substrate-binding protein yields MNKRNQTLMVVTAIIILIVISAFSINSNDEEQTPTSIIISASAVLTEVFTDMEEEFEAENPDIDVIMNFANAGSLRMQIEGGGPIDVYAPADRVQMDILTSAGFVYNDSRKDFAGSYLVIIVPKGNVLNITTMEDLSKPEVKRIAFTDTEASTVGKYAKQSLIEKGLWNSVQNKMIIGDTVKNAMVHVERGEVDAGFVFMTDVKTAKPDTIELITSVPMSETINYPIAVVTSTQHQKESQRFVDFVTGEKGSSILEQYGFTIPKHDLEGA; encoded by the coding sequence ATGAATAAAAGAAATCAAACGTTAATGGTTGTCACAGCAATCATTATTCTCATAGTTATTTCGGCTTTCTCAATTAATTCGAATGATGAAGAACAGACACCGACCTCCATCATCATATCTGCATCAGCGGTGTTAACTGAAGTTTTCACAGATATGGAAGAAGAGTTTGAAGCTGAAAATCCTGATATAGATGTCATAATGAACTTTGCAAATGCTGGTTCTCTAAGGATGCAAATTGAAGGAGGGGGACCTATAGATGTGTATGCTCCAGCAGATAGAGTCCAAATGGATATTCTGACTTCTGCTGGGTTCGTTTACAACGATTCCCGGAAAGACTTTGCAGGTAGCTACCTTGTGATAATAGTTCCAAAAGGTAATGTTCTTAACATAACAACAATGGAGGACCTTTCAAAGCCTGAAGTAAAAAGGATAGCGTTCACCGATACAGAGGCTTCAACAGTGGGTAAGTATGCAAAGCAATCGCTTATTGAAAAAGGCCTATGGAATAGCGTGCAAAATAAGATGATAATAGGTGACACGGTAAAAAATGCGATGGTTCATGTAGAGAGAGGAGAAGTTGATGCCGGATTTGTCTTCATGACAGATGTCAAGACTGCAAAACCAGATACCATAGAATTGATAACTTCTGTACCGATGAGTGAAACTATTAATTATCCCATAGCTGTAGTTACATCAACCCAACACCAGAAAGAGTCTCAGAGATTCGTCGATTTTGTTACGGGAGAAAAAGGTAGCTCAATATTGGAACAATACGGTTTTACAATTCCAAAACATGATTTAGAAGGTGCCTAA
- a CDS encoding METTL5 family protein produces MKQRKLEIVLEKVKGFENPDITLEQYPTPALLAAEMLHFAFMKGDLEGTVYDLGCGTGMLAIGAAMLGAEKVVGFDSDSGALDIARENAEIFGVDVEFECKDIRQVRGHADTVVMNPPFGAQVKGSDRPFLKTAMRVADVTYSIHNSGSLAFVKKFIQPAIITEWYNTGFPIKRTFKFHKKDVERIEIEIYRIITDNCQSDKN; encoded by the coding sequence ATGAAGCAACGCAAGCTCGAAATAGTTCTTGAAAAGGTAAAGGGGTTCGAGAATCCTGATATAACTCTTGAACAATACCCAACACCGGCTTTGCTTGCGGCAGAGATGCTACATTTTGCATTCATGAAGGGAGATCTTGAAGGTACGGTCTATGATCTGGGGTGCGGTACAGGAATGCTTGCCATAGGTGCAGCAATGCTTGGAGCTGAGAAGGTCGTAGGGTTCGATTCAGACTCAGGCGCACTGGATATCGCCCGAGAGAATGCAGAGATTTTCGGTGTGGATGTGGAATTTGAGTGTAAGGATATCAGACAGGTAAGGGGACATGCAGATACTGTGGTCATGAATCCACCTTTTGGTGCACAGGTTAAGGGAAGTGACAGACCGTTCCTTAAAACCGCAATGAGAGTGGCGGATGTGACATATTCCATACACAATAGTGGAAGTCTGGCGTTCGTAAAAAAGTTCATTCAACCTGCGATTATTACAGAATGGTACAATACTGGATTTCCGATAAAACGAACATTTAAATTCCATAAAAAAGATGTAGAAAGAATTGAGATTGAAATATACAGGATCATTACAGATAATTGCCAGTCCGATAAAAACTAA